CGAGCGCGAGCAGTTCCTCACCGAGGCCCGCAAGCAGCAGGCCGCGCCGGGCACCGCCACGCTGGAGGGCGCCATCGGCCAGGTCGTGGAGCGCGAGGCGAAGAAGCGCAACCTCACGCTGGAGTAGGATGTCGCCATGGCCGCGCGCCGAGTGCTCGTCGTGGAGGATGACCCCGCCATCCGGCGCGGAATCGTGGATGCCCTGCGCTTCGAGGGCTATGAGGTCCTCGAGGCCGGGGCCCGTGAGGAGGGGCAGCGGCTGGCCGAGCGCACCCCTTGCGACCTGGTGCTGCTCGACCTGGTCCTCCCCGACGGGGACGGGTTGGAGCTGCTCCGGGCGGTGCGCAAGAGCCGCCCCACGCTCCCCGTCATCATCCTCACCGCCCGGGGGCAGGAGGAGGACCGGGTCAACGGCCTGAAGCTCGGCGCGGATGACTACGTGGTGAAGCCCTTCTCGGTGCGCGAGCTGCTGGCCCGCGCGGGCGCGGTGCTCCGCCGCTCGGCCGAGCGGCCCACGGGCACCGGCCGCATCGACTTCCCGGGCGGCCACTTCGAGGTGGAGCGGCGCGAGCTGAGCTTCGACGACGGCTCGCGGGTGGACCTGGCCGAGCGCGAGGCGGATGCGCTGCGCTACCTGGGGGACAACGCCGGGCGCGCCATCTCCCGCGAGGAGCTGCTGGAGCGCGTGTGGCACCTGCCCGCCCGGAGCGTGCAGACCCGCACGGTGGACATGACCATGGCGCGGCTGCGGGAGAAGCTCCGGGACGACTCCGAGGAGCCCCGCGTCATCCTCACCGTCCGGGGCAAGGGCTACATGTTCGCGACGAAGGGCACCGCGTCGTGATTCGCTCCTGGCGCATCTGGATTGCGGTGAGTGCGTGCCTGTGCCTGGCGCTGGCGGGCGTGGTGGCGCTGTCCGTCTTCGCCCTGCGGTTGGACCGCGCGGACCAACGGGTCCGGGAGAGCGCGGCGCGGGAGGAGAACGCGCGGCTGGCGCTGTGGCGGCTGGACTCGGACCTGCTGCCGCTGGTGGCCCGGGAGAGCGCGGTGGCCCCGGAGGCGTACCGCCCCGTGTCCGCGGCGCGCGGGGTGCTCGACTCGCGGCTGCGTCCCATGCTGGAAGGGGAGGCGCTGCTGGCCTCGCCGCTGCTGTCCCCGCTGCCGGAGCATGTGCTGCTCCACTTCCAGGTCGCCCCGGACGGGAGCGTGTCCTCGCCCCAGGTGGTGGAGCCCGGCCTGCGCGAGTCGGTGGGCGCCACGCTGCCCGTGACCGAGCTGGCCGCGCTGGAGGCCCGGCTGGAGACGCTGCGAGGCCTGCTGAGCGGGACGAACCTCCGCCAGACGCTGAGCGAGCCGCCCCCGCAGCTTCGCCGCCCCGAGGCGCCGCTCGCGCGCATCGAGAGCACGCTCGCCGAGGTCTCCCAGATGGCGAAGAACGCGAGCGAGTTCAGCGCCCGCACCCGGAGCGCGAACCAGGCCGTCCGGGGGATGAGCGGGTCCACCTCGAACGCCTACGATGACACCTTCAATCGGTCCCCCTCGAAGTCCCAGCAGGACGCCGGGGACGTGATGCAGGCCGTCTGGGTGGGGGACACGCTGCTGCTGGGGCGGCGCGTCTGGCTGGACGGGCACGAGTACATCCAGGGCTGCTGGCTGGACTGGCCCGGGCTGCGTACGTGGCTGCTCGGGCAGATTCGCGACCTGCTGCCCTCCGCGGTGCTGGAGCCCGTCGCGAGCGGGGTGGTGCCGGAGGGCGATGGCCGGATGCTGGCGGCGCTGCCGGTGCGGCTGGTGCCGGGGCAGGCGCCGGAGGGCGGGTATGGGACGGTGTCCGTGTCCTCGCTGCCGGTGGTGCTGACGGTGGCGTGGAGCGGCGTGCTGCTGGCGTGCGTGGCGGTGTTCGCGCTGCTGGTGGGCGTGGTGGCGCTGAGCGAGCGGCGGGGCGCGTTCGTCTCCGCGGTGACGCACGAGCTGCGCACACCGCTGACGACGTTCCGGATGTACACGGAGATGCTGGCGGCGGGCATGGTGCCGGACGAGGCGCGGCGCCAGGAGTACTTCGACATCCTCCACCGCGAGGCGGAGCGGCTGAGCCACCTGGTGGAGAACGTGCTGGCGTACGCCCGAATCGAGAAGGGGCGGGCGCCGGCCCGGCTGGAGCCGGTGGACGTGCGCGCCATGGTGGCCCGGATGGAGGAGCGGCTGGCGCAGCGGGCGGCCCAGGCGGACATGGAGCTGTGCGTGGACGTGCCCCAGGGCGTGGCCGTGCTGACGGACCCTTCCGCCGTGGAGCAGGTGCTCTTCAACCTGGTGGACAACGCGTCCAAGTACGCCGCCCCGGCGGAGGACCGGCGCATCCACGTGGAGGTGGAGCGGAGCCGGGGCCGGGTGGGCCTGGTGGTGAGGGACCACGGGCCCGGCGTGGATGCCGTGACGGCGCGGCGCCTCTTCGAGCCCTTCTCCAAGTCCGTGCAGACGGCCGCGAAGACGGCGCCAGGGGTGGGGCTGGGGCTGGCGCTCTGCCGGCGGCTGGCGAGGAGCATGAAGGCCGACCTCCGCTACGAGCGCGTGACGGAGGGCGGCGCGCGCTTCGTGCTGTGGCTGCCTCACTGCGCGGCGAAGCCGTAGGCGAGGGCTCGCCCCGGGAGCGTGTACCAGCGGACAGGGGGCTGTCGCCTGCCGGACGCTCGCCGTCCCTCGGGCGCGACTCGGGATGTCGGGCCACGCGGCAGCGGCTATCCCGGAGGACCACCCCCGCGCATGCTCCTGACCCTCTTCTTCCTCGTCGCGCTCCCCGACCCGTTCACCGCTGGCACCGACGCGGGCGTGCCGGCCGTGCTGGCGGCAACAGGCGTGGGAATCGACGAGGCGCTCCTGGCCCCACCTGGACCGGCGCTGGCGCTGGGGAGCTGGGACGATGCGCTGGCCCGGCTCCGGGCGCGCTCGGTGGACCTCCAGCTCGCGCTCGCCCAGCTGGAGCTGGCCGGGGCCGAGTCGCGCCTGGCCCTCTCTCCGCTGTTGCCGGGCGTGACGGGCTCGCTCTCCGTCCAGGAGCGGCTGGCGGGTGGAGGCTCGGTCAGCGTCGAGGGCGGAGGTGGCAACATTCCCGTGGGAGAAGGGGGCGAGGACGAGCCCCGGCCCACGTCGCCCCTGGTGGCGCTGCGCGCGACGGCGAGCCAGTCCCTGGTCGACGTACCGGCGTGGCTGCAGCTCTCCGCGGCGCGGGCGAGGGAGCGCGCCGCGCGGGCCAGCACCCAGGACGCGTGGCGCTTGCTGGTTCGCGAGCTGGCGCGCAGCCTGGTGGCGGTGGTGACAGCGGAGCGGGTGGTGGAGCTGGACCGGATGGGGCTTGCCCAGGCCCGGGAGCGACACCAGCTCACGCTGGAGGCGGAGGCGCTGGGCACCGGGCGCAAGCTGGACGCGCTGCGCACCGCGAGGGATTTGGAGGTGGCGCGTGCCGCGCTGCTGGAGAGCGTGGAGTCCTTGCGGCGCACCCGCGAGGCGCTGGGCAGCGCGCTCGGGGTGGAGGGCGAGGCGGGCGTCGTGCCGGGGTTCCAGCTGGACGGCCTGGGACGGAGCGTGGCCGAGGTGTGCCGCCCGCTGGAGGGCGCGGCGCGAGCGGACCTGGTGGCGGCGCGGGAGGAACTGCGAGCGGCCGGGCGCGAGGTGGACGCGGCGAGGGCCGAGTATGCGCCGACGCTGGGGCTGCAGAGCTCGCTGACGGCGACGTCCGTCACACCGGGGACGGCCCGGGTGAACCAGTGGAACATCGCCGCCGTGCTGGGGTTCAGCCTCTGGGATGGCGGCGCGCGCGGCGCGGCGGTGCGCACGGAGCGGGCCAACCGGGCCATCGCGGACCAGCAGCTCGAGTCGGTGCGCAGGGCGCTGTCCGTCGAGGTGGCGCAGGCACGGCGGGGCGTGGCGCTGGCGGAGGCCCAGCAGCTGACGGCGCGGCGAGCACGCGAGGCGGCGGCCCTGACGGACCAGCTCACGGGCGAGGCGTTTCGTGAGGGCGTGGGGACCAGCCTGGAGCTGGTGCAGAGCGCGGAGGAGCTGCGCGAGGCGGAGCGGACGCTCGCCCTGCGCGAGCTGGAGCTGGTGCAGGCACGTGTGGATTCCTTGATGGCGGAGGCGGAATGCGCGTGGTGATGCGGCAGCGCTCGTTGCCGAGCACCTGGACCGCCCCGTCCGAGCTGGGGCGGGTGCAGGCTCAGGTGGCTTCGCTGATGGCGGAGGCGGAATGCGCGTGGTGACGCAGCGGCGCTCATGCACGGGCCCCTGGCTCGCCCTGCTCGTGGTGCTGGGGGCGTGCTCCCGGGGCGGAGAGGGCGGACGCGGAGACGGCGGAGCGGGTGACGGCGGCGACCGCGCGCCGGCCGTGGACGTGAAGGAGGTGCGTCGAGGACGCCTGAATGCCCCGCTCACCCTGGTGGGAACCACCCAACCTCGCGAGCTGGTGTCGGTGCGGGCGCGAGTGGAGGGGCACCTGGAGTCTCTGACGGTGGACGTGGGCGACGTCGTGCGCTCGGGCCAGGAGCTGGGGCGGCTGGACACGTCGCTCCTCGACTCGGAGGTCCGCGAGGCGGAGTCCGGGGTGGCGGGGGCCCGCGCGGAAGCGGCGAGCGCGGAGGCGTCCGTCGTCCAGGCGCGCAGCGCGCTGGAGCAGGCCCGGCTCGCGCTGCAGCAGGCGGAGGTGGAGCAGGAGCGTTACGCACGGCTCGCGGAGCGGGGCATCGCCAGCCGGCAGGAGGCGGAGCAGCGTGAAATCACCGCCCGCACCGCGAGGCAGGCGGTGGAGGCGGCCACGCAGCAGGTGCGTGCCCAGGAGAGCCTCGCGGCGGCCGCGGGCTCGCGCGTGCAGGCCCAGGGCGCGCTGGTGTCGGGGGCGCAGCAGCGGCGCGACTTCGCGTCCCTGCGCTCCCCGCTGGACGGCCTGGTGGTGGCGCGCCTCCATTCCGCGGGTGACCTGGTGCAGCCCGGCGGCGAGGTGCTGCGCGTGGGGGACTTCTCCAGCGTGGAGGTGGCCATCTCCGTGTCCGAGCTGGAGCTGTCGCGAGTCGAGCCCGGGAAGCAGGTGCCGGTGCGGCTCGACGCGTTTCCGGACAAGGTCTTCACGGGCCGGATTGCGCGCGTGTCTCCGCAGGCGGACCCGGTGAGCCGGCTGGTGCCTGTGGAGGTGGCGCTGGAGAACCCCGACGGGCGCATCGGCAGCGGGCTGCTCGCCCGGGTGCAGCTGGATGACGGCGGCGAGGAGCGGCTGCTCGTCCTGGAGTCGGCGCTCCTGGTGGACAAGCCGCGGGGGCCTGCGGGAACCCGTGCGCCGCCGGGAGGCGCGGATGGTGGCGCGGGAGTGGAGGCGGGGGGCCAGGGACGCGTGTTCGTGGTCGAGGCGGGCGATGGCGGCACGCCCCGCGTGGTGGCGCGAGAGGTCCGCGTGGGCGCGCGTGCGGACGGACAGGTGGAGGTCCTCTCCGGACTGAAGGAGGGAGACCGCGTGGTGGTGCGCGGCGAGAAGCCGCTCCAGTCGGGCATGGCGGTGCGTCCCAGTGCCTTGTCCGACCCCGCGGGTCCGGGCCCGGGAGGAAGCAGGCAGGACGGCGGCGCGGCCGGTGACGGTGGGCGGGGAGGCGGGACGTGAGCGACGGAGCACCGGGGGGCGGTGGCCGTCGCGGTGGGTTGAGTGCGCTCGCGGTGCGTCGGCCGATTGGCACGATGATGCTCGCGCTCACCGCGGTGGTGCTCGGGTTCTTCTTCCTGCTCCGCATGCCGGTGGACCTGCTGCCGTCCATCACCTACCCGCGCATCGGCGTGCGCCTGGATGCGCCGGGCATCTCGCCCGAGGTGGCGGTGGAGGAGATCACCCGCCCGCTGGAGGAGGCGCTCGCGGCGACGGAGGGCGTGGTGCAGGTGTACTCGCAGACGCGCGAGGGGCGCGTCAGCGTGGACCTGTACTTCCAGCCGGGCGGCGACGTGGACCAGGCGCTCAATGACGCCACCGCCGCGGTCAACCGCGCCCGGGGCAACCTGCCCGACACCATCGAGCAGCCCCGCCTCTTCAAGGTGGACCCGTCGCAGCAACCCGTCGTGGAGTTCGCGCTCACCTCGCCCGGCCTGTCGGGAAAGGCGCTCCGCGTCTTCGCGGACGAGGAGCTGGCGCGCGAGCTGGCGGTCGTGCCCGGCGTGGCGTCGGTGGACGTGTCCGGCGGGGCGGTGGAGGAGGTGCAGGTCAACCTGGACCTGCAGCGCCTGCAGGCCTCGGGGCTGGGGCTGCTGGAGGTGCTGCAGGCGCTGGAGGCGGAGAACCAGGACGTCTCGGGCGGCCGGCTGGAGGGCCAGCGCACCGAGTCGCTCGTCCGCACGGTGGGACGCTTCCGCAAGGCGTCCGAGCTGGCGAAGGTGTCCTTCCTGGTGCCGGCCCCGCAGGCGGCGGCCGGGACGCCCGTGCTCGCCACGGCGCCGCCGCAGCAGCGCAGGGTGATGCTGGGCGAGCTGGCCACCATCGTCGATGGCACCGAGGACGAGCGCGTCTTCGTCACCCTCAACGGCCAGCCGGCGGTGAAGGTGAGCGTGCAGAAGCAGCCGGATGCCAACACCGTGGACGTGGTGGATGCGGTGAAGGCGAAGGTGGAGGAGCTGCGCGGCAGCGGGCGGCTGCCGGAGGGCGCGGTGCTCACCGCGACGCTCGACGAGTCCGTCTTCATCAAGCGCTCCATCCGGGACGTGGCGTTCTCCGGCCTGGCCGGCGCGGCGCTCGCGGCGGCGGTGGTGCTGCTGTTCCTCGGCTCGCTGCGGCAGACCTTCCTCGTGGTGCTGGCCATTCCGCTCGGCACGCTGCTGTCGGTCTGCCTGCTGGCGCTGTCGGGCGCCTCGCTCAACATCTTCAGCCTGGGCGGGCTGGCCGTGGGCATCGGCGCGGTGGACAGCTGCATCGTCGTGCTGGAGAACATCGTGCGCGGCGTGGACGAGCGGCGCAGGCGGAGGACGGGCGAGGGCGCGGGAGCGCCGCTGGTGGCGCCCGCGTCGACCACGGAGTCGGCGCCGGAGCCGGACGCGGCCACGGGCACCTCGGAAGCCCCCTCGGACTCGGAGCCCCTGGCCCTGTCCGAGCTGGTCCCCCTGGCCGAGTCGCGCAGCACGGAGCTGGAGTCCGCGCTGGTGGCGTCCACCACCACCAACCTCGTCGCCGTGGTGCCGTTCCTGCTCATCGGCGGCTTCGTGGCGCTGCTCTTCAACGAGCTCATCCTCACCGTCCTCTTCACGGTGGGCGCGTCGCTGCTCACCGCGCTCACGGTGGTGCCCTCCCTCGCGGCGCGGCTGCTCGCGGTGCGCCGGACGAGCGGCCTGTCCCGGCTGAAGGTGATGCGTGCCTTTGCCGTCCGGGTGGAGCGCCTCACGGACCGCTATGCCTCCCTGCTGTGGCGCACGCTCCAGCACCGGCGGTGGGTGCTGGCCGGTGTCTTCGGCGGGCTGGGCCTGGCGGCGCTCCTGATGCTGCCCTTCCTCTCCACGGAAATCCTCCCTCGCGTGGGCACCGGTCAGGCGCGGCTCATCGCCCAGTTCCCTCCCGGGCAGCCCGTCAGCGAGAGCCAGCGGCTGATGAAGCAGGTGGATGCGCTGCTGATGAGTCAGCCGGATGTGAGCTACGTCTTCTCCACCGTGGGCGGCTTCCTCTTCGGCAATGCGACGTCGGAGAACCCGCTGCGCGCCTCGTCCACCATCACCCTGAAGCAGGGCACGGACACGCAGGCGTTCGTCGCCCGGATGAACAAGGAGCTGGCGAAGCTCAACCTCGTGGACATCCGGCTGCGGCTGTCGCCGGAGCAGATTCGTGGCCTCATCACCAGCAACTCCCCGGTGCGCGCGGAGGTGGACGTGGTGCTCACGGGGGACGACACCGAGGCGCTGCAGCGTGCCGGCCGGCAGGTGCTGGAGGCGCTCGACGCCAGCGCGAAGCTGGCGCGCTTCCGCCCGGACGCGGACCCCACGCAGTCGGAAATCCAGGTCCGCAGGGACGCCGAGCGCGCGGGGCTGCTCGGGCTGTCCTCCGGTGACATCGGCCAGGCGGTGGCGACGGCCCTGGAGGGCTCCATCGCCACGCAGCTCCAGCGCGGCGAGCGCCTGGTGGACGTGCGCGTCCGGCTGGCGCCCGAGTCGCTGCGCACGCAGGCCCAGCTCGAGCAGCTCCCGCTCGTCTTCTCCGGCCGGGCCCCGGTGCGGCTGTCCGAGGTGGCCACCGTCACCGAGGGCACCACTCCGGGCGAGGTCCAGCGCATCAACCAGCGCGAGGTGTTCATCCTCGCCGGCGACCTGGCGGAAGGGGAGAGCCTGGGAGACGCCCTCGCGGAGACGGAGCGAATCGTCGCCGGCGTGAAGCTGCCCCAGGGCGTGTCGCTGCTGCCGAGCAACGCCGCCCAGAGCAACCGGGAGCTGCAGAGCTCGCTGGCCATCCTGGGCGCGCTCGCGGTGTTCCTGGTGCTCACGGTGATGGCGGTGCAGTACGACTCGCTCATCGACCCCTTCGTCATCCTCTTTACCATCCCCCTGGCCCTCGTCGGAGGGCTGGCGGGGCTGGTGCTCACGGGGGTGGCGCTGGGGGCCACCGCCCTCATCGGCGCGGTGCTGCTGGTGGGCATCATCGTCGGCAACGGCATCATCCTGGTGGAGCTGGCCAACCAGCTCCGGGAGGAGTCGCCCGACATGTCACGGCTGACGGCCATGCGGCTCGCCGCCCCCATGCGCCTGCGTCCCATCCTCATCACCACGCTGCTGGCCACCCTGGGCCTGGTGCCGCTCGCCATCGGCTTCGGCGAGGGCACCGAGCTGCTTCGCCCGCTGGCCCTCGTCACCCTCTTCGGCCTCGGGGTGGGCACCCTCCTTACGCTCTTCGTCGTGCCCTGCCTCTACGTGAGCCTGCACGCGCTGATGACGTGGCGGCCCGGAGCGCGGAAGGCCGCGGGCTGAGTCCTGGGTGAGGGGCAGACCTGACCCGCTGGGTGTGGGATGCTGTGGGTTACCCGACCTTGGGGCGAAGAAATGGTTTCCCCGTGAAGCCATTTTGCTCCTCCTACTCAAGGATTTCCGGCGAAGCCGTAGGTCATGGGAGGGCATTGAGACGAGGCCGCGTCTCGGTGCACGACTGCCCCGGAGGGCACCATGAGTACGTCGGAGCTGACAGTGCTGCTGGACGGCGCGCGCAAGGGAGACCGGGGCGCGCGCGATGCGCTGATGGCGGTGGCCTACCAGGAGCTTCGGCAGCTGGCCCACTCGGCCATGCGGAGCGAGGCCTCACACAGCACCCTACAGCCGACGGCGCTGGTGAACGAGGCGTGGATGCGCCTGTCCAGCGGCGGGGTGGCCTTCGAGAACCGGCGTCACTTCTTCGGTGCGGCGGCGCAGGCCATGCGCCGGGTGCTGGTGGACCGGGCGCGGGTGCGCCGGGCGCAGAAGCGCGACGCGGGGCAGGAGCGGCTGAGCCTCAGTGACGTGGAGGTGGAGGCCCCGGCCGGCGTGGACATCGAGGTGCTGGAGCTGGAGCAGGCGCTGTCGGAGCTGGAGACCTTCCAGCCGAGGCTGGCCCGCATGCTGGAGCTCCGCTACTTCGCGGGCCTGGGCATCCTCGAGACGGCGGCGGCGCTGGGGGTCTCCCCGGCCACCGTCAAGCGGGACTGGGCCTACGCCCGGGCCTGGCTGCTGGAGCGTCTGGGCAACTGAAGACGGGAGGGCCGCCGTGTCCGGCGAGCCGATGAAACAGGAGCGCGCGGCGGCGCAGCAGCGGGAGCAGGAGCTGTTCCTGGAGTGCCTGGACCTGGAGCCCGAGGCCCGCGCGGACCGGCTCCAGCAGGCCCTCTCCGGCGGGGACTCGGCGCTGGTGGAGCGGGTGCGGCGGCTGCTGGGCATCCACGAGCGGGCAGTCACGACGACGTTCTCTCCGGCGGACGGCGCGGAGGGCGTGCCCCGGGAGTTCCTCGGCGGCTACAAGCTGCTGCAGCGGCTGGGCGAGGGTGGCATGGGGACGGTGTTCCTCGCAGCCCAGTCCCAGCCCGTGCGGCGGCTGGTGGCCGTCAAGGTCGTGAAGCCCGGCATGGACAGCCGCGAGGTGCTGGCGCGCTTCGATGCCGAGCGCCAGGCGCTGGCCTTGATGTCCCATCCGCACATCGCCCGCATCCTGGACGCGGGAGCGACGGAGGCGGGGCGGCCGTACTTCGTCATGGAGTACGTGCCGGGCGTGCCCCTGACGCGCTACTGCGACGAGGCCGGCCTGGGCGTGGAGGCGCGCCTGCGGCTGATGCTCGACGTCTGCGCGGCCGTGCAGCACGCACACCACAAGGGCGTCATCCACCGTGACCTGAAGCCCTCCAACATCCTCGTCACCGAGGTGGACGGCCAGCCCCAGCCCAAGGTCATCGACTTCGGCATCGCCAAGGCGACGAGCGCCCCGCTCACGGACTCGAGCCTGCACACGCGCGTGGGCCACATGATGGGCACGCCGGACTACATGAGCCCGGAGCAGGCGGCGGGCACGCCCCTGGACGTGGACACGCGCACCGACGTGTACGCGCTCGGCGCCATCCTCTACGAGCTGCTCACGGGGGCAACGCCCCATGGCTTCGGCAAGCGGGGAGATGCGCTCGCGGAGGTACAGGCCCGGCTGCGGGAGGTGGACCCACCCAAGCCGAGCGCGCGGGTGCGGGGCTCGGAGGAGGGGGCCGCCCAGGCACGGCGCTGCGGCGCGGACTCGGTGGGGGCGCTGGCGCGTCGCCTGTCGGGAGACGTGGACTGGATTGTCCTCCGCGCGCTGGCCCGGGACCGCTCGCGTCGCTACCCCACGGCGGCGGCGCTGGCGGGAGACCTGTCGCGGCACCTGAAGGACGAGCCCGTGGAGGCGCATGCGCCGTCGCTGGCCTACAGCCTGGGCAAGCTCGTGCGCCGGCACCGCGCCTTCACGGGGGCCGTCGCGCTGGTGGTGGCGGTGCTCTCGCTCTCCTCGGTGCTGCTGGCGCGGCAGGCGCGCGAGGTGGCGCATGAGCGGGACCGCGCCAACGCCGAGGCCGCCACCGCGAACCGCGTGACGGAGCTGCTGGCCGAGGTGTTCCGCGCCGCCGACCCCAACGCCCGTGCCGCGGGCGCGGAGCTCACGGCGCGGCAACTGCTGGACCGGGGCACGAAGCGCGTGCTGGCGGACCTGCCCACGCCGTCGCCCGCGCGCGCCCGGCTGCTCCAGGCGCTGGGGCGCGCGCACCTCAACCTGGGCCTGTACGCGGAGGCGCTGCCTCTGGTGGAGCAGGCGCTGGCCGACAGCCGGCAGTTGCTGGGAGAGGACCTGGAGAACACCTTCGTGCTGCGGCGCGAGGTGGCCCTGGTGCAGCGCCGCCTGGGCCGGCTGAAGGAGTCCGAGGCCACCTTCAAGCAGACGCTGGAGGCCGCGCGAAGGGCGCTGGGGCCCCGGCATCCGGAGGTGTGGTTGGCGACCAGCGGGCTCGCCGCGGTGTACCTCGGCCAGGAGCGGCTGCCGGAGGCGACGCCCCTGCTGGAGGCGGCCTACGAGGGGCTGCGGACGGAGGTGGGGCTCGGGGACGTGCGGACGCTGGCGGTGGCCAGCGACCTGGCGGCGTCGCGCGGACAGTCGGGCCGGTACACGGAGTCGGCGGAGCTCTTCACCACCGTGCTTCACGCACGGGAGCGCAAGCTGGGGGAGCGCCACCCGGACACGCTGGCGGCTGCCTCGAACCTGGCCGTCGTGTACAAGAGCCTGGGGCGCTACGACGAGTCGATTGCCCTCAACCAGCGGGTGCTGGGCGTGCGGCGGGAGGTCCAGGGGCCGGACCACCCCGAGACGCTGGTGTCCATGCAGAACCTCGCGCTGCTGTACCGCCGCACGGGCGACTCCGCGCGCGCGGCGCCGCTGATGCGCGAGGCGCACGCCGGGATGGAGCGCGTGCTGGGGCCGAAGCACATGCAGACGCTGCACGCGACGTACAACCTGGGCCTGGTGCTGACGGAGACCCCGGAGACGCACGCGGAGGCGGAGGCGCTGTTCCAGCGGGCCGTGCAGGGCTACGAAGCGGCGGTGGGACCGCGCAACATGCTGGTGCCCCGCGTGCTCGTAGGGCTGGCCCACCTCCATGCGAAGCGGGGAGACACGGCCCTGGCGGTGCGCGAGCTGCGGCAGTCGTTGGACGCGGGCCTGTCTCGCAAGGCCGTGCTCGACGACCCGACGCTGACCTCGTTCCGGACCGTGCCGGAGCTCTCGGCGCTGCTGGCACAGCCGTAGTTAGAGGCACGGGGCTGGCGCCGCGGCTACCGCGAGCCGATGGGGCGCCGGAGCTGGTAGCTGCCCGCCATGGGTTGGCGGAGCTGGTAGCTGCCGGCCATCGGCTGCCGAAGCTGATAGCTACCGGCCATGGGCTGCTGGAGCTGGTAGCTGCCCGCAATGGGCTGCTGGAGCTGATAGCTGCCGACGAGCGGCTGTTCGAGCTGGTAGCTGCCCGCCAGCGGCTGTTCGAGCTGGTAGCTGCCCGCCAGCGGCTGCTCCAGCGCGTATTCGTCCCCAGCCAGGGACTGCTGCCATGCGGAGTCCTGCTGCGGCGTCAGGTCCCCGGGCACGGGCTGCTGCCATTCGTAGCTCACGGAGGAGCCGTCGTCCCAGGTGGACTGGGAGGCCTGTTCATCCACGTCCTGCGCCTGCGCCACGCAGAGCGCGCCCAGGCACATTGCCGCCATCGCCATCAGGTGCTTCCGCATGGTCGCTCCTTCCGTTGCCGTTCCAGGCACGGCCCACCTTTGAAGATGGCCGTGCCTCCAGGCTCCGAGGAGCTTCCCGCGCTACCGTGCGAGTGCCCGCCCGGGCAGGGGCAGGCAGCCAACCTGTCGGACAGTCGGACAGGCTGTGCCCGACCCGCCGCGCCCCTCAGCGCAGCAGCAGCCTGCGCACGAGCGGCAGGGGCAGGCTGCCCTGGGCCACGAAGGCGTCGTGGAACTGCTTGAGGCTGGCGCCCTTCGCCGTGTAGTCGCGCGCCAGCCGCTGAACCTCCAGCTTGCCGAACGTGTAGTAGAGGTACGTGGGGTTG
Above is a window of Pyxidicoccus xibeiensis DNA encoding:
- a CDS encoding efflux RND transporter permease subunit, coding for MSDGAPGGGGRRGGLSALAVRRPIGTMMLALTAVVLGFFFLLRMPVDLLPSITYPRIGVRLDAPGISPEVAVEEITRPLEEALAATEGVVQVYSQTREGRVSVDLYFQPGGDVDQALNDATAAVNRARGNLPDTIEQPRLFKVDPSQQPVVEFALTSPGLSGKALRVFADEELARELAVVPGVASVDVSGGAVEEVQVNLDLQRLQASGLGLLEVLQALEAENQDVSGGRLEGQRTESLVRTVGRFRKASELAKVSFLVPAPQAAAGTPVLATAPPQQRRVMLGELATIVDGTEDERVFVTLNGQPAVKVSVQKQPDANTVDVVDAVKAKVEELRGSGRLPEGAVLTATLDESVFIKRSIRDVAFSGLAGAALAAAVVLLFLGSLRQTFLVVLAIPLGTLLSVCLLALSGASLNIFSLGGLAVGIGAVDSCIVVLENIVRGVDERRRRRTGEGAGAPLVAPASTTESAPEPDAATGTSEAPSDSEPLALSELVPLAESRSTELESALVASTTTNLVAVVPFLLIGGFVALLFNELILTVLFTVGASLLTALTVVPSLAARLLAVRRTSGLSRLKVMRAFAVRVERLTDRYASLLWRTLQHRRWVLAGVFGGLGLAALLMLPFLSTEILPRVGTGQARLIAQFPPGQPVSESQRLMKQVDALLMSQPDVSYVFSTVGGFLFGNATSENPLRASSTITLKQGTDTQAFVARMNKELAKLNLVDIRLRLSPEQIRGLITSNSPVRAEVDVVLTGDDTEALQRAGRQVLEALDASAKLARFRPDADPTQSEIQVRRDAERAGLLGLSSGDIGQAVATALEGSIATQLQRGERLVDVRVRLAPESLRTQAQLEQLPLVFSGRAPVRLSEVATVTEGTTPGEVQRINQREVFILAGDLAEGESLGDALAETERIVAGVKLPQGVSLLPSNAAQSNRELQSSLAILGALAVFLVLTVMAVQYDSLIDPFVILFTIPLALVGGLAGLVLTGVALGATALIGAVLLVGIIVGNGIILVELANQLREESPDMSRLTAMRLAAPMRLRPILITTLLATLGLVPLAIGFGEGTELLRPLALVTLFGLGVGTLLTLFVVPCLYVSLHALMTWRPGARKAAG
- a CDS encoding sigma-70 family RNA polymerase sigma factor, producing MSTSELTVLLDGARKGDRGARDALMAVAYQELRQLAHSAMRSEASHSTLQPTALVNEAWMRLSSGGVAFENRRHFFGAAAQAMRRVLVDRARVRRAQKRDAGQERLSLSDVEVEAPAGVDIEVLELEQALSELETFQPRLARMLELRYFAGLGILETAAALGVSPATVKRDWAYARAWLLERLGN
- a CDS encoding serine/threonine-protein kinase, producing MSGEPMKQERAAAQQREQELFLECLDLEPEARADRLQQALSGGDSALVERVRRLLGIHERAVTTTFSPADGAEGVPREFLGGYKLLQRLGEGGMGTVFLAAQSQPVRRLVAVKVVKPGMDSREVLARFDAERQALALMSHPHIARILDAGATEAGRPYFVMEYVPGVPLTRYCDEAGLGVEARLRLMLDVCAAVQHAHHKGVIHRDLKPSNILVTEVDGQPQPKVIDFGIAKATSAPLTDSSLHTRVGHMMGTPDYMSPEQAAGTPLDVDTRTDVYALGAILYELLTGATPHGFGKRGDALAEVQARLREVDPPKPSARVRGSEEGAAQARRCGADSVGALARRLSGDVDWIVLRALARDRSRRYPTAAALAGDLSRHLKDEPVEAHAPSLAYSLGKLVRRHRAFTGAVALVVAVLSLSSVLLARQAREVAHERDRANAEAATANRVTELLAEVFRAADPNARAAGAELTARQLLDRGTKRVLADLPTPSPARARLLQALGRAHLNLGLYAEALPLVEQALADSRQLLGEDLENTFVLRREVALVQRRLGRLKESEATFKQTLEAARRALGPRHPEVWLATSGLAAVYLGQERLPEATPLLEAAYEGLRTEVGLGDVRTLAVASDLAASRGQSGRYTESAELFTTVLHARERKLGERHPDTLAAASNLAVVYKSLGRYDESIALNQRVLGVRREVQGPDHPETLVSMQNLALLYRRTGDSARAAPLMREAHAGMERVLGPKHMQTLHATYNLGLVLTETPETHAEAEALFQRAVQGYEAAVGPRNMLVPRVLVGLAHLHAKRGDTALAVRELRQSLDAGLSRKAVLDDPTLTSFRTVPELSALLAQP